A stretch of Lactiplantibacillus brownii DNA encodes these proteins:
- a CDS encoding ATP-binding cassette domain-containing protein, with translation MTVVKAIEVSHLTKRFGDKVAVDDVSFNVAQGEVFGLLGPNGAGKTTILRMMTTLLKADQGQVKIFGHDTVKEGSLARSMFGLTGQYASVDEDISARENLMIFARLNGLSRVAAKQRTTELLTEFSLVASADKALKNFSGGMRRRLDLAVSLITQPALVFLDEPTTGLDPRTRNQMWATIRKLVAKGSTIVLTTQYLEEADQLADRVAVIDHGKLVKIGTPTELKQQVGGTTLNFTVPQVSQMATTIKLVNAQLKTTVKQVGQRLSVVIRSVDQLGLVLTALQQAKIVITHLTVQEPSLDDVFMNLTVGKN, from the coding sequence ATGACAGTAGTAAAAGCAATTGAAGTGAGTCATTTAACGAAGCGTTTTGGGGATAAAGTCGCAGTTGATGATGTTTCGTTTAATGTCGCCCAAGGTGAAGTGTTTGGGTTGTTAGGACCTAATGGCGCCGGCAAAACAACGATACTTCGCATGATGACGACTTTATTGAAAGCTGATCAAGGGCAAGTTAAAATTTTTGGTCATGATACGGTGAAAGAAGGTTCCTTAGCGCGGTCGATGTTTGGGTTAACCGGTCAATATGCTTCCGTTGACGAAGACATTTCTGCGCGTGAGAATTTGATGATTTTTGCCCGTTTGAATGGTTTATCACGGGTGGCCGCCAAACAACGGACGACAGAATTATTAACGGAATTTTCGCTAGTTGCTTCCGCAGACAAGGCCTTAAAAAACTTTTCCGGCGGGATGCGTCGGCGTTTGGACTTAGCCGTGAGCTTGATTACGCAACCTGCACTGGTTTTCTTAGATGAACCAACGACTGGTTTAGATCCACGAACCCGTAACCAGATGTGGGCGACCATCCGTAAGTTGGTTGCGAAAGGGTCAACGATTGTTTTGACCACGCAATATTTGGAGGAGGCGGATCAATTGGCGGATCGCGTTGCTGTGATTGATCATGGCAAATTGGTCAAGATTGGGACGCCGACTGAGTTAAAGCAACAAGTTGGTGGAACCACCTTGAACTTTACGGTGCCGCAAGTCAGCCAAATGGCAACGACCATCAAATTGGTAAATGCCCAGCTGAAAACAACGGTGAAACAGGTCGGCCAACGATTGAGCGTGGTTATTCGGTCTGTTGATCAATTAGGGCTAGTTTTGACCGCGTTGCAACAGGCCAAAATCGTGATCACGCATTTAACGGTGCAAGAACCCTCGCTAGATGATGTCTTCATGAATTTGACAGTAGGTAAGAATTAG
- a CDS encoding MarR family winged helix-turn-helix transcriptional regulator: MPNLTKQKNAAGKLIEFGMARHVADDVVHHGHSDHGEQQLLFQGQGKILLALSQTDGLSQKELATRLNLTAQSTAEFVNKLVKKQFVTKEKSTQDRRMTIIRLTDRGRKAATNETAKVPEFLTVLNDEELDQLTAILTKINTSLYDEINAANPTWFDKFHQTITDHVRDWFL; the protein is encoded by the coding sequence ATGCCTAATTTAACTAAACAAAAAAACGCTGCCGGCAAGCTCATCGAGTTTGGTATGGCGCGTCATGTTGCGGATGATGTAGTCCATCATGGTCATTCTGATCACGGTGAACAGCAGTTGCTATTTCAAGGTCAAGGAAAAATATTACTAGCGCTATCACAGACTGACGGTCTATCACAGAAAGAATTAGCCACGCGCTTAAATTTGACCGCACAATCGACCGCTGAATTCGTTAACAAACTCGTAAAAAAACAATTTGTCACAAAGGAAAAATCCACTCAGGATCGGCGAATGACCATTATTCGTTTAACCGACCGCGGTAGAAAAGCCGCTACTAACGAAACTGCCAAAGTTCCCGAATTTTTAACGGTGCTCAACGATGAAGAACTCGACCAACTAACTGCGATTCTCACTAAAATTAACACCAGTTTGTACGATGAAATCAATGCGGCCAATCCCACCTGGTTCGACAAATTCCATCAAACCATCACTGATCACGTCCGTGATTGGTTTCTATAG
- a CDS encoding ABC transporter permease, which yields MEVKTHRGSLVMNTATMAYRNLLKTVHNPDRFMDVVIQPILFMLMFGYLFGGAIAGGVQAYLPTIVPGILIQTMLSAASGSGSQIREDLDSGVFDRFKSLPMAHIAPLAGQLFADVLRLVIAAVTALTTGYVMGWRPAAGLGWVIVSGALAIFTGWALSWVFALLGLLAKNATTVQSFSLITMLVLSFISNAFIPLKSLPKFMQFMAGLNPVTYVITAIRQILATGSLTNTALLVILFGSGIVLVFAPLTVWAYNRN from the coding sequence ATGGAAGTTAAAACACACCGCGGTAGTTTAGTGATGAATACCGCAACGATGGCGTATCGTAATTTGTTAAAGACCGTTCATAATCCTGATCGATTTATGGACGTTGTGATTCAGCCAATTCTATTTATGCTGATGTTTGGTTATTTGTTTGGTGGCGCAATTGCGGGTGGGGTGCAAGCCTATTTACCAACGATTGTCCCCGGGATTTTGATTCAAACAATGCTCTCGGCTGCTTCTGGTTCTGGTTCGCAGATTCGTGAAGATCTGGATTCAGGGGTATTTGATCGGTTTAAATCATTACCGATGGCTCATATTGCCCCGTTAGCGGGTCAGTTATTTGCGGATGTCTTGCGTTTGGTGATTGCAGCCGTAACTGCTTTAACGACCGGCTATGTCATGGGGTGGCGACCAGCCGCGGGATTAGGCTGGGTGATTGTCAGTGGCGCCCTCGCGATTTTTACCGGCTGGGCGTTGTCATGGGTATTCGCCTTGCTAGGCCTATTAGCCAAAAATGCCACAACGGTTCAAAGTTTCTCACTGATTACCATGTTGGTCTTGTCGTTTATTTCAAATGCGTTTATTCCGCTTAAAAGTTTGCCAAAATTTATGCAGTTCATGGCGGGACTAAATCCAGTGACGTATGTGATTACGGCAATTCGACAAATTTTAGCGACCGGTAGTTTGACCAATACCGCGTTGCTAGTGATCCTATTTGGTAGCGGTATTGTCCTAGTCTTTGCGCCATTAACGGTTTGGGCTTATAACCGAAATTAA
- the pyrE gene encoding orotate phosphoribosyltransferase: MTKIAATIAADLLKIKAVTLRPNEPFTWASGMHSPIYTDNRLTISYPTVRTHIATGIAAIIREQYPDTEVIAGVATAGIPHAAWVAQILELPLIYVRSKPKDHGAGRQIEGVFKPGEKVVMLDDLISTGGSVLQAAKAVQAEGGDIQAVGSIFSYQLAAATTNFAAAKLPLFSLTNYTTLIEVARQANEITDDDLASLHAWRQNPASWGAEH, translated from the coding sequence ATGACTAAAATTGCAGCAACAATCGCAGCGGATCTACTTAAAATAAAAGCCGTTACCTTACGACCAAATGAACCGTTTACTTGGGCAAGTGGGATGCACAGTCCCATCTACACTGATAACCGGTTGACAATCTCGTATCCAACGGTTCGAACACACATTGCGACAGGGATTGCAGCGATTATTCGCGAACAATATCCAGACACCGAAGTCATTGCCGGCGTGGCGACGGCGGGCATTCCACATGCGGCGTGGGTTGCACAAATTCTGGAATTACCGTTAATCTATGTTCGTTCAAAGCCTAAGGATCATGGTGCTGGTCGTCAAATCGAAGGCGTCTTTAAGCCTGGTGAAAAAGTCGTCATGCTCGATGATTTGATTTCAACGGGGGGCAGTGTGCTGCAAGCAGCCAAAGCGGTACAAGCTGAAGGCGGCGACATCCAAGCCGTTGGGTCGATCTTTAGTTATCAATTGGCCGCTGCAACGACGAACTTTGCGGCAGCAAAATTACCCTTATTTAGTTTGACGAATTATACGACCTTGATTGAAGTCGCTCGGCAGGCCAATGAAATTACTGATGATGACTTAGCGTCACTCCATGCTTGGCGGCAAAATCCAGCCAGCTGGGGCGCGGAACACTAA
- a CDS encoding PD-(D/E)XK nuclease family protein produces the protein MSLQFVLGPAQVDHRQVMVQQLVKALSTAQSNDQFFYLVPNHIKFDTEVDVLNRLAQAAGQDKLYAQTQVQVFSFTRLAWYLMKNEAAYQVPRLSAAGIDMLLYRILRAHADELRLFGGEVSQTGFITQLAKEINELQTANLAPEDVTQLALQAPAGDLQAKLHDLAIVYGDFVTATAGKYLKPADVLAELNNYLQHRDLSQMHVYLELAGFAQLPGQQQALITTMLERGAQVTISLMLDKAVTQKLPENGSLFYQTGRLYYRLFQYAQVRQIHVGMDIKVKTSRVTPGLAALDDYWRGQPQHASGYEPQNTDLQIFRTDNRQTELAQVARQIRQLVTTGNYHYQDFLVITRHLTNYQTMLAPIFQTQQVPYFVDLQRAMADHPLVELISALFDLDAKHYQYRDVMRVLKTELLLPVINGQVMSRQAYRQAVDLTENFILKSGYTGRRWLEKADWQYYQFTAGDAGVETDENVAISKQINLIHHFVAQIFPPFFKKLAKAADGRTAATDLFDFLTQHGVDQQLLAWRDQALDHQDVAAAAEPEQTWQTFCNMLDEFVTLLGSSAFKSEDFLALLQAGFEGASYSQIPSTLDQVLISESGMVQSQNRKIVFMIGATDLVMPDRIMTNDLLSDVDKSALKSAIDQLDGDHYLSDSAVIQLGDERCLNYLAFMNATERLYLSAPLKDDQETDLGLSNYVKQIQQHFKLPTRVYLSAPDPTVTAIKPFVGTKRRTITHVIQVYREVLTTNMDRNRVGAALRPAPVWVWLRRQLTNDPEFGALAQQLLAGLSYRNIPVPLKPESVKALYGNQIYTSISKLEEFYRNQYAYFLKYGLKLRERDVFELSAASTGEFFHAVLDGLVKAVRADHLSLGTLDDGQLDHYLGQITTEVLAQPQFMILSSSNRMAYLRQQLINTVSQIARAIRNQSQRSAAQPEQTELLFGNVGKEHGLKALDFQVDAQHSVHVRGKIDRLDQIQVADQRFLGIVDYKSSVHRFDFQEAYYGIAMQMLTYLDAVLRNEHTIVADPEAKVKLAGALYMHIQNPTLKPSDVKTGFEAAMLKANKYKGILLDDPTLLEKLDTDLQKQSGVSKIYPFRRKASGEYNHANTRTPSLVTEAQLTQLITHNQQLIINAAAAIFAGSLALNPVRLTDKTTALQYSPYLAIMQFDAMLSENNYHDLQPLTPSEVLAKIAAGGIQND, from the coding sequence GTGAGTTTACAATTTGTGCTGGGACCCGCTCAGGTCGATCATCGTCAAGTGATGGTGCAACAATTGGTGAAAGCCTTAAGCACTGCTCAGTCTAATGACCAATTTTTTTATTTAGTGCCGAACCATATCAAATTCGACACCGAAGTTGATGTCTTAAATCGGTTGGCACAAGCTGCCGGACAAGACAAACTTTATGCGCAAACCCAAGTCCAAGTCTTTTCATTTACGCGGTTGGCATGGTATCTCATGAAAAATGAGGCCGCTTATCAAGTGCCACGATTATCCGCGGCTGGGATTGATATGTTGCTGTACCGAATTTTGCGGGCACACGCGGACGAACTACGATTATTTGGCGGTGAAGTCTCCCAAACGGGTTTTATCACCCAGTTAGCCAAAGAAATCAATGAACTCCAAACGGCTAACTTGGCCCCAGAAGATGTCACCCAGTTAGCGTTGCAAGCACCAGCCGGTGATCTACAAGCGAAGTTGCATGATTTAGCGATTGTCTACGGTGATTTTGTGACCGCCACGGCCGGTAAATATTTGAAGCCAGCGGATGTGTTGGCCGAACTGAATAACTATTTACAACATCGCGATCTCAGTCAGATGCACGTTTATTTGGAATTAGCCGGTTTTGCGCAGCTACCTGGGCAACAACAAGCCCTCATTACAACAATGTTGGAACGCGGCGCCCAAGTGACGATCAGTCTGATGTTAGATAAAGCAGTCACGCAAAAACTCCCTGAAAATGGTAGCTTGTTTTATCAGACCGGGCGTTTATATTATCGGTTGTTTCAGTACGCCCAAGTGCGTCAGATCCATGTTGGTATGGATATTAAAGTTAAAACATCGCGTGTGACACCAGGATTAGCCGCATTAGATGATTATTGGCGCGGTCAGCCACAACACGCGAGTGGCTACGAACCACAGAATACGGATTTACAAATTTTTCGAACGGATAATCGGCAGACTGAACTAGCCCAAGTTGCTCGGCAAATTCGCCAATTGGTCACGACGGGTAACTATCATTATCAAGATTTTCTAGTGATTACACGGCATTTGACCAATTACCAAACGATGCTGGCGCCAATCTTTCAGACCCAACAAGTACCTTATTTTGTCGATCTACAACGTGCGATGGCGGACCATCCACTCGTTGAATTAATCAGTGCGTTATTTGATTTGGACGCTAAACATTATCAATATCGAGATGTCATGCGTGTCTTGAAAACTGAATTATTGTTACCAGTCATTAACGGACAGGTCATGTCACGTCAGGCCTACCGCCAAGCAGTAGATCTCACCGAAAACTTCATTCTAAAGAGTGGCTATACTGGTCGGCGTTGGTTAGAAAAAGCTGATTGGCAGTATTACCAATTTACAGCTGGCGATGCGGGTGTTGAAACGGATGAGAATGTCGCTATTTCAAAGCAAATTAACTTAATTCATCATTTTGTGGCCCAAATTTTCCCACCGTTCTTCAAAAAATTGGCTAAGGCCGCAGATGGTCGGACGGCAGCCACAGATTTGTTTGACTTTCTGACACAGCATGGTGTGGATCAGCAATTATTGGCTTGGCGTGATCAGGCACTCGATCATCAAGATGTGGCGGCGGCAGCCGAACCTGAACAGACCTGGCAAACTTTCTGCAATATGCTGGATGAATTTGTCACGTTGCTAGGGTCGTCAGCTTTCAAAAGTGAAGACTTTTTAGCCTTGCTACAGGCGGGTTTTGAAGGGGCTAGTTATTCACAGATTCCTTCAACATTAGATCAAGTCCTGATTTCTGAAAGTGGGATGGTCCAAAGCCAAAACCGAAAGATCGTCTTCATGATTGGGGCGACTGATTTAGTCATGCCAGATCGAATCATGACTAATGATTTGTTGAGTGATGTCGACAAATCGGCCTTAAAGTCAGCTATTGATCAGTTGGATGGGGACCACTATTTGAGTGATTCTGCCGTTATTCAGTTAGGTGATGAGCGCTGTTTGAACTACTTAGCTTTCATGAATGCTACTGAACGGCTGTATTTGAGTGCGCCTTTAAAAGATGATCAGGAAACTGATTTAGGACTTTCAAATTATGTTAAACAGATTCAGCAACACTTTAAGTTACCAACCCGAGTCTATCTGAGTGCACCAGATCCAACTGTGACGGCGATTAAGCCATTTGTAGGCACGAAGCGGCGGACGATCACGCATGTGATTCAAGTTTATCGTGAAGTGTTGACGACCAATATGGACCGTAACCGAGTTGGGGCCGCACTACGGCCTGCACCAGTCTGGGTTTGGTTGCGGCGGCAGCTGACTAATGACCCAGAATTTGGGGCCTTAGCACAACAATTGTTGGCTGGTCTAAGCTACCGTAACATTCCGGTGCCCTTGAAGCCTGAATCGGTCAAAGCACTATATGGCAATCAAATCTATACATCCATTTCTAAACTGGAAGAATTTTATCGGAATCAGTACGCTTACTTTTTAAAGTATGGCTTGAAACTACGAGAGCGCGATGTTTTTGAATTATCCGCAGCTAGTACCGGGGAATTCTTCCATGCCGTTTTGGATGGCTTGGTCAAGGCCGTGCGTGCGGATCATTTAAGTTTAGGTACTTTAGATGATGGCCAGTTGGATCATTATTTGGGTCAGATTACGACTGAAGTTTTGGCCCAACCACAATTTATGATTCTATCAAGTTCCAATCGGATGGCGTATTTGCGGCAACAGCTGATCAATACGGTCAGTCAAATTGCGCGTGCGATTCGCAATCAGAGTCAACGGTCCGCGGCCCAACCAGAACAAACGGAACTGTTATTCGGGAATGTTGGCAAGGAACACGGTTTGAAAGCCTTAGATTTTCAAGTAGATGCCCAACATAGTGTGCATGTCCGTGGCAAGATTGACCGTTTGGATCAAATTCAGGTTGCTGACCAACGCTTCTTAGGTATTGTGGATTACAAGTCATCTGTCCATCGGTTTGATTTTCAAGAAGCGTACTACGGCATTGCCATGCAAATGCTGACCTATTTGGATGCGGTGTTGCGTAATGAACATACAATTGTGGCTGATCCAGAGGCCAAGGTAAAGTTAGCTGGCGCATTGTACATGCATATCCAAAATCCAACGCTCAAACCGAGTGATGTCAAAACGGGTTTTGAAGCCGCCATGCTAAAAGCCAATAAGTATAAAGGCATTTTACTGGATGATCCAACGCTATTAGAAAAATTAGATACAGATCTCCAGAAACAGAGTGGCGTCTCTAAAATTTATCCGTTTAGACGTAAGGCTTCGGGAGAATATAATCATGCCAACACTCGCACACCTTCGTTGGTTACCGAAGCACAATTAACGCAATTGATTACGCATAATCAACAATTGATCATTAACGCGGCAGCAGCAATTTTTGCTGGCTCATTAGCGTTAAATCCGGTTCGTTTGACCGATAAAACGACGGCATTACAATATTCACCTTATTTAGCGATTATGCAATTTGATGCGATGCTATCTGAGAACAATTACCATGATCTACAACCACTCACACCGAGTGAAGTTTTAGCAAAAATTGCTGCGGGAGGTATTCAGAATGACTAA
- the addA gene encoding helicase-exonuclease AddAB subunit AddA: MTNFTASQKAVIAQQHNNLLVSASAGSGKTTVLIERIMRKLAAGTAIDQLLVVTFTNLAAKHMKQKLEDQLNTKISELLKQETDQASSSPAVQRLRQQLNLLGVANISTLDAFCLRLIQRYYYVIDLDPVFRLLTDNTEGLLIRDQVWGEVREQLYGEAGQQFARLTANFSNDRSDDGLSALIMRLFDFAQSTPDPEAWLQALPATYVIETSTVTASKFYQTQLLPLLVQTCQTMQTNLAQALQAAQAGELEDKTIKAITDAQQALTKFTAQLTTASWNECREACATFKFGRMKKIYKDDPLRTSAAAKVGQLVQTVKDQFKQLNENYFAADEKEVLTIMAGSAKLVTALVRATLSFKTAFAAEKRRRHVLDFSDLEHLTLQILTSQNDSGRGALSQLRAQFDEVMVDEYQDINSLQETILQLLARQDPGNMFMVGDVKQSIYQFRLADPLLFLHKYQDYGEHPDHGDRIVLAENFRSVANVDHLANLIFSQLMDAPVGQIDYDEAAKLKYGPQDYPPDLAQTTSLLLYQAGVTPDETEADPDNFSIDDLSAGSITMVAQKILALKAMDKPIYDRKNKVYRPFRYSDAALLVPTRNHNLTIIDIFKRLQIPIVVNDAQNYFQTTEIRIMMSLLSIIDNPYQDIPLVAVLRSPIVGLDENQLVYLRIQNKTSDYFQALKDFYAAYPTRPHDAYGDQIYASIERFMTQLTEFRDLARRNQLVTLIWRIYERTGFLDYVGGMPAGKQRQANLNALYERAHAYETGSFKGLFQFVRFIKRMQEKDQDLAEAVSETETEAVSVMTIHGSKGLEYPVVFIMDLDKQFNQTDTRQSALLDREAGIGITYLDPKTRVKYPTLPRLMTQQVVSRKLRAEEMRKLYVAVTRAEQQLYLVGTIESIESATEKWRRVLNDEHLVLDDQARITAKSDLDWLGMTLIRHPDFKDYWDGETPAFSLADDKTKLTLELGDPESVGQTAIQPQMAPEKQPSAVELVEAEIDLDVDQATQAEIQKIMNFHYPAQVATETTAYQSVSEVKRLFEDPDTPLMQANPTISVQQSRPSSRYVTDYLATPQFLQTAQTPTGAEVGSATHLVLEQLPLDAPVTTAVVETTIAELVMKQVLTAPVAKLIDVTSVVGFYASELGQQILATPSRVRREVPFSLLMPAWRLFDDFKLDDPNKILIHGIIDGYLDTPTGLILFDYKTDHVKQPEALLERYAGQVNLYAAALASMYAPKPVISQYLYSLTQQALIPVPTTKK; the protein is encoded by the coding sequence ATGACTAATTTTACAGCGAGTCAAAAAGCAGTCATCGCGCAACAGCATAATAATTTGTTAGTTTCAGCTTCGGCTGGTTCTGGGAAAACAACGGTATTGATTGAGCGCATCATGCGCAAGTTAGCGGCCGGAACAGCTATTGACCAACTATTAGTAGTGACGTTTACAAACCTGGCTGCCAAGCATATGAAGCAAAAGTTGGAAGATCAGTTGAATACTAAAATTTCAGAGTTGTTGAAGCAGGAAACGGATCAGGCGAGTTCGTCTCCTGCCGTGCAACGCTTGCGCCAACAATTGAATTTGCTGGGGGTCGCTAATATTAGTACCTTAGATGCTTTCTGTTTGCGGCTGATTCAACGATATTATTATGTAATTGATTTAGACCCTGTTTTTCGTTTATTAACGGACAACACCGAGGGCCTGTTGATTCGTGATCAAGTGTGGGGTGAGGTCCGTGAACAACTCTATGGTGAAGCCGGCCAGCAGTTTGCGCGTTTAACGGCAAACTTTTCTAATGATCGTAGTGATGATGGGTTAAGTGCCCTGATTATGCGGCTCTTTGACTTTGCGCAATCGACGCCAGATCCGGAGGCCTGGTTGCAAGCATTGCCGGCGACGTATGTCATTGAAACGTCAACGGTGACCGCTTCGAAATTTTATCAAACCCAGTTACTGCCGTTATTAGTGCAAACGTGCCAAACGATGCAAACTAACTTAGCTCAAGCCTTGCAAGCGGCTCAGGCGGGTGAATTAGAAGATAAGACGATTAAAGCCATTACTGACGCGCAGCAGGCCTTGACTAAGTTTACGGCGCAACTCACGACCGCCAGTTGGAATGAGTGTCGTGAAGCGTGTGCGACTTTTAAATTTGGTCGTATGAAGAAGATTTATAAGGATGACCCACTCCGTACGAGTGCGGCTGCTAAAGTCGGTCAATTGGTTCAAACGGTGAAGGATCAATTTAAACAGCTCAATGAGAATTATTTTGCGGCGGATGAAAAGGAAGTTTTAACCATCATGGCTGGCTCAGCCAAGCTGGTGACGGCACTGGTCCGCGCAACACTGAGCTTTAAAACCGCTTTTGCCGCTGAAAAGCGGCGACGCCATGTGCTTGATTTTAGTGATTTGGAGCATTTAACGTTACAAATTTTGACCAGTCAAAATGATAGTGGACGTGGGGCGTTAAGCCAACTGCGTGCACAATTTGATGAAGTGATGGTCGATGAATATCAAGATATTAATAGTTTACAGGAAACTATCCTGCAACTATTAGCTCGTCAAGACCCTGGCAATATGTTCATGGTTGGCGATGTTAAGCAGTCGATCTATCAGTTTAGACTGGCTGACCCACTGTTGTTCTTGCATAAATATCAGGATTATGGGGAACATCCTGATCACGGCGACCGCATCGTTTTAGCGGAAAATTTCCGCTCGGTAGCTAACGTGGACCATTTAGCAAATTTGATTTTTAGTCAATTAATGGATGCGCCAGTCGGCCAAATTGATTACGACGAAGCGGCCAAACTAAAGTATGGTCCCCAAGACTATCCGCCAGATTTAGCCCAAACCACGAGTTTGTTGCTATATCAAGCTGGCGTCACACCAGATGAAACGGAAGCTGATCCGGATAACTTTTCGATTGATGATTTGTCGGCCGGCAGTATCACGATGGTGGCGCAGAAAATTTTAGCGCTGAAAGCCATGGACAAGCCCATTTATGATCGAAAAAATAAGGTTTATCGGCCGTTTCGATATAGTGATGCCGCATTATTAGTGCCGACCCGGAATCATAATTTGACAATTATTGATATCTTTAAGCGATTACAGATTCCAATCGTGGTCAATGATGCTCAAAACTATTTTCAAACGACGGAAATCCGTATTATGATGTCGTTACTGAGCATTATTGATAATCCGTATCAGGATATTCCGTTGGTGGCAGTTTTACGGTCACCGATAGTTGGTTTGGACGAAAATCAATTAGTTTATTTGCGGATTCAAAATAAAACCAGTGATTATTTCCAAGCACTCAAAGATTTCTATGCGGCTTATCCAACGCGTCCGCATGACGCTTATGGGGATCAGATTTATGCCAGTATCGAACGTTTTATGACGCAATTGACTGAGTTTCGTGATTTAGCACGCCGGAATCAATTGGTAACATTAATTTGGCGAATCTATGAACGGACGGGTTTTTTGGATTATGTTGGTGGGATGCCAGCTGGTAAGCAACGTCAAGCCAATCTGAACGCTTTATATGAGCGCGCACATGCTTATGAAACGGGGAGCTTTAAAGGGCTATTTCAATTTGTCCGGTTTATCAAACGGATGCAAGAAAAGGATCAAGACTTAGCCGAAGCCGTCTCGGAGACTGAAACGGAAGCTGTGAGCGTGATGACGATTCACGGCAGTAAAGGGCTAGAATATCCGGTCGTCTTTATCATGGACTTAGATAAACAATTTAATCAGACGGATACGCGGCAATCGGCTTTGCTAGATCGTGAGGCTGGCATCGGGATTACTTATTTGGACCCGAAGACTCGAGTCAAATACCCAACCTTACCACGATTGATGACGCAACAAGTCGTGAGTCGAAAATTACGTGCAGAAGAAATGCGGAAACTCTATGTCGCGGTCACACGGGCAGAACAGCAATTGTATTTAGTGGGCACGATTGAGTCAATCGAAAGTGCAACAGAAAAGTGGCGCCGAGTCCTCAATGATGAGCACTTAGTTTTAGATGACCAAGCGCGAATTACGGCTAAGAGTGATCTGGATTGGTTAGGAATGACACTGATTCGGCATCCTGATTTCAAAGATTATTGGGACGGTGAAACGCCAGCGTTCTCGCTTGCTGACGACAAGACGAAACTCACGCTTGAATTAGGTGATCCCGAATCAGTTGGGCAGACGGCAATTCAGCCACAGATGGCACCGGAAAAGCAGCCTAGTGCAGTTGAGTTAGTGGAAGCTGAAATCGATCTCGATGTGGATCAGGCGACTCAGGCCGAAATTCAAAAAATCATGAATTTCCACTATCCAGCACAAGTGGCGACTGAAACGACGGCTTATCAATCGGTTTCGGAAGTCAAACGACTCTTTGAAGATCCTGATACGCCGTTAATGCAGGCCAATCCGACCATCAGTGTCCAACAATCACGGCCAAGTAGTCGGTATGTGACCGACTACTTGGCAACGCCACAATTTCTGCAAACGGCGCAAACGCCGACGGGGGCGGAAGTCGGAAGTGCCACACATCTAGTGTTAGAACAATTGCCACTTGATGCGCCGGTCACCACGGCAGTCGTTGAGACCACAATTGCTGAGTTAGTGATGAAGCAGGTTTTGACGGCACCGGTGGCAAAACTAATTGATGTCACATCGGTGGTTGGCTTTTATGCCAGTGAGTTAGGTCAACAGATTTTGGCGACGCCTAGTCGAGTCCGTCGAGAAGTCCCATTCTCACTATTGATGCCAGCTTGGCGCTTATTTGATGATTTCAAGCTGGATGATCCGAATAAAATCTTAATTCATGGGATTATTGATGGGTATTTGGATACACCAACCGGTCTGATTTTGTTTGATTATAAGACGGATCACGTTAAGCAACCGGAGGCCTTACTAGAACGGTACGCTGGGCAAGTCAATTTGTATGCCGCAGCTTTAGCGTCAATGTATGCACCCAAACCGGTAATCAGTCAATATTTATATTCATTAACGCAGCAAGCCTTAATTCCTGTTCCAACTACAAAAAAATAA
- a CDS encoding GNAT family N-acetyltransferase, whose product MTRYVRQATNADLPAMMTIIAQGRQALAAEQIPQWQGAYPQAADIQADITAKRAWLLIVDGKIAGTAALLTTPDPNYRQIYHGNWAGNANATYTSIHRIAIASGYHGQHLADFYFSNLMTLSYQAGFRQIRVDTHRLNQRMQHIITKAGFDYRGVVYMANDATDQRNAYQVML is encoded by the coding sequence ATGACTAGATATGTTCGTCAAGCGACCAACGCGGACCTGCCAGCAATGATGACTATCATCGCTCAAGGGCGGCAAGCCTTAGCAGCGGAACAGATTCCCCAATGGCAAGGGGCTTATCCGCAAGCCGCCGATATTCAAGCGGATATCACCGCTAAGCGGGCCTGGTTACTCATTGTTGATGGCAAGATTGCTGGTACAGCAGCCCTTTTAACCACGCCAGATCCTAATTATCGTCAAATTTATCATGGAAACTGGGCTGGCAATGCCAACGCGACTTATACTTCGATTCACCGAATCGCGATTGCGAGTGGTTACCACGGCCAACACTTAGCTGACTTTTATTTTAGCAATCTCATGACTTTAAGCTATCAAGCTGGGTTTCGCCAGATTCGGGTAGATACACACCGCCTAAATCAACGGATGCAACATATCATTACTAAGGCTGGCTTTGACTATCGTGGTGTCGTATATATGGCAAACGATGCCACTGACCAGCGTAACGCCTACCAAGTGATGCTCTAA